Genomic DNA from Niabella ginsenosidivorans:
TGCCCATATTGATACATGGGGACGCCGCACTGGCAGGGCAGGGCGTTGTTTATGAGTTATTGCAGATGTCCAAACTGAACGGATATTATACAGGCGGTACCATTCATTTTGTCATCAATAACCAGATCGGTTTTACAACTGATTTTTCTGATGCGCGCAGCTCAGATTATTGCACATCGCTGGCAGCAATCGTGCAGTCGCCGGTTTTACACGTGAACGGAGACGATCCGGAAGCCGTTGTAAAGTGCGCGGAAATAGCCATGCGCTACAGGAACGAGTTTCATGCGGATGTGTTTATTGACATGGTGTGCTACCGGAAACATGGGCATAATGAGGGAGATGATCCCAAATTTACACAGCCAACGATGTACGCCCTTATTGACAAACATCCCAATCCCCGGGAAGTGTATATAAAATATTTACTGGATAAGGGTGAGGAAGATACCAAGGAACTGGCAAAGGAAATGGAGAAAAAGTTCTGGGACGACCTGCAGGACCGCCTGGATGAAGTAAAGCAGCATCCGTTGCCCTATACTTATCAGGATCCGGAACTGCAATGGAAAAGCCTGCGTAAAGCTACTGCGCTGGATTTTGAAAAAAGCCCGGATACCGCAATCAGCGGGGAGCACTTCAAAACAATCTTTGATGCACTTATGAAGATCCCCGATGGGTTTACTCCTTTAAGAAAAGTAGCCAAGCTGCTTCAGGATAAAGTAAAACTGCTGGAAACCGAACAAAAAGTGGATTGGGCAACCGGTGAATTAATGGCTTTTGGTTCCCTGCTGCTGGATGGCTCTGATGTGCGCATGTCTGGCCAGGATGTTGGCCGGGGTACTTTTAGTTCCCGCCATGCCGTGCTGAGAGATGAAGTTACGGATGCTGCCTATAACCGTTTGAGCGGGTTACCCGGCTCCACAGCCAAATTCAGGATCTATAACTCACTGTTAAGCGAGTATGCCGTACTGGGCTTTGAATACGGTTTTGCACTGGCAACCCCTAATGTGCTGGTTGTATGGGAGGCACAGTTCGGTGATTTTGCAAATGGCGCCCAGACCCTGATCGATCAGTTTATTACCAGCGCTGAGCAAAAATGGAACCGTATGGACGGATTGGTAATGCTGCTGCCGCACGGTTTTGAAGGGCAGGGGCCGGAGCACAGCAGTGCGCGGATTGAACGCTTTTTACAGTCCTGTGCTGAGCTGAATATTGTGGTGACCAATATCACTACGGCCGCCAATTATTTCCATGCGCTGCGCCGCCAGCTTAAATGGCCTTTCCGTAAACCACTGATCAACTTTGCACCTAAAGCCAATCTCAGGCATCCGGGCAGCTATTCATTAAAAGAGGAGTTCACGAACGGCCGTTTCCGGGAGGTGATCGATGATGCGTTTGCAGACGATCCTGTAACAGTAAAAACAGTGTTGTTCTGTTCCGGTAAGATCTATTTTGATCTTGCTGAAAAACAGGTGAAGGATAACCGTAAGGATGTTGCTGTTATTCGTATGGAGCAATTGTACCCCCTGCCTAAAAAACAGCTGGACGACCTGTATGCCAAATACAAGAATGCTGTTTGGTACTGGGTACAGGAAGAACCGCTGAATATGGGTGCGGCCTCCTTCCTGCAAATGAACCTGAAAGATATCAATTATGGTATCATTGGCCGTAAACCAAGCGCGGCACCTGCTTCCGGATTTATGAAAGTGCATAAAGCAGAGCAGGAGGAGATCATTAATACAGCTTTTTCAATGTAAATAGAGTGGGCGGAATAGAAATTCCGCCCTTTTCATCTATTCAAAACTAAACATGAGCTGTTTATAGTAACTTTTGATTTAAGGCTTTTACCACTGCTTCGGAAACAGAATTCACCTGTAACTTTTCATACACATTCTTAATATGGGTATTTACAGTATGTATGCTCAGGTTACAGGCAGATGCTACCATTTTCCGGGTGTAGCCTTTTACAAGGAGGTTTAAGATTTCCTTTTCCCTTACAGTCAGGTCTGTTTCCGGTGCCGACTCAAAAAAAATATTTTTCTGGAAAGCGTTCAGCACTTTCTTCGCAATGGAAGCTGTCATGGCTGCATCGCCATTATAAACATCCTCAATGGCCTGTAACAGCTGTGCAGGCGGGGACTTTTTTAAAATATAACCGGAGGCGCCGGCACATATGGATGCAAATATTTTGTCATCGTCTTCAAAAACGGTCTGCATTAAAAGCTGCACATGCGGAAAATTAACCTTTATGATCTTGACGCCTTCAATGCCGTTTACATTTGGCATATCAATATCCATTAATACAATATCCGGGTCAGCCTTCCTTACATCGGTAATTACATTGCTGCAATCAAAAAAGGTTCCTGTACAGATCATGCGGGGCGATGCATTGATGAGCATATTCAGGCTTTCCCGCCGGTAGGCATTATCGTCAAAAACAGCCACTTTTATGGTTGATGCGTCCATATAATAAAATTACAATTTAAAACGGGGCAACAAATCGCCAATTTGGGGGATATTTAGAGGGCGGTGATTGTTCATAGGTTCTGGCTTATTGATGCTGGATGCTCGCTTCCGGACATTTCGCTTTCCACTGCTCACTTATAGCTGCCTGCTGAAAACTGATCACTCAAATCCCATACTTCCCCTCTCAATTCTCATTTATACTTTAGAGTTTGGAATTTTTTGCCGTACTTTGTTCTACTTTTTTAAAAAGCAGTTTTTTTTATGGCAATTGATATAAAAGTTCCCACAGTCGGGGAATCGATCAGTGAAGTGACCCTTTTGAAATGGATCAAAAATACCGGAGAATATGTTGAGCGCGATGAAGTGATCGCAGAGCTGGAAAGTGAAAAAGCCACTTTTGAAGTCAATGCCGAAAAGGCCGGTGTATTAACAACAAATGCCACAGAGGGAGACACACTGAATATCGGGGATGTTATTGCCACTATTGATGATACTGCTGCAAAACCGGTTGAAATTCCGCGTGCAGAACAAGCCCCGGCCGATAAAGTGCCGGATGAAGCAAAAAAACCGGCTCCTGATCCGGATAAAGCGCAGCCAGCTGCTCCGCCCCCGGCAAAAGAAACTGCTCCCACTAATGTAAAAGCCACACCCGTGGCTTCAGCCATCATAGCAGATAAAGGCGTGAACCCGAAGGATGTTACCCCCTCCGGATTTTCCGGGAAGATCCTGAAGGAAGATGTGCTTTCTGCCCTGGCCAACCCGGGCAGAAGGTCATTTAACGGCAGTGAATTGTTCAGCCGTAGCGAACGTGCCCAAAAAATGACCAATCTGCGAAAAACCATCAGCCGCAGGCTGGTAGAATCCAAAAACACCACGGCAATGCTCACCACGTTCAATGAGGTGAACATGAAGCCTATTATGGACATCCGCGCTAAGTATAAAGATAAATTTAAAGAGGCCCATGGTGTTGGTCTGGGCTTTATGAGCTTTTTTGCAAAGGCATGCGCTATTGCACTGGCAGAATGGCCTTCCGTAAATGCTTATATAGATGGCGACCAGATCATCTTCCATGATTATGCCGATATCAGCATTGCTGTAAGCACTCCGCGTGGCTTAACAGTGCCTGTTATCCGCAATGTGGAAAGCCTGAGCATGGCGGGTGTTGAAAAAGCAGTGCTGGATCTGGCAAAAAAGGCGCGCGACAGTAAATTAACCGCAGAAGACCTTACAGGGGGCACTTTTACAATTACAAACGGTGGCGTATTTGGCTCGCTGATCAGCACTCCCATCATAAACCTGCCGCAGAGCGCCATCCTGGGCATGCATAATATTGTGGAGCGCCCGATCGCAGAAAACGGGCAGGTGGTCATTCGCCCGATGATGTATATTGCACTGAGCTATGACCACCGTATTGTGGACGGGCGTGAATCTGTAAGCTTCCTGGTACGGGTAAAGGAATTGCTGGAAAATCCGGCCTTATTACTGATACAACAGGATCCTATTAAAGCATTGCTGGAGCTGTCTTAAAACCTGAAGGACGCACTAAAACTGTCATAAATTTTCACGGGTAGATTATTTTGTCAGCCGGCACAACCATACCAGACCCGCAAAAGGGATTGGGGCGTTTTCATTCCTACCTGAAAAGCGCTGTAAAGATCATCAGCCGGTATAAAGGCAATGAACCACTTGCTTCTTTTTTAAAGAGCTATTTTTCAGGGAACAAAAAGTTTGGAAGCAATGATCGCAGGGAAATTACCAACCTGTGCTATAGCTATTATCGCCTGGGGAAAGCATTTACAGAGCTTTCCCTGGAACAGCAGGTGCTGCTGGGCCTGAAAATATCTGCCCGGGATCCGGGGCCGCAATGGAAAGCTTTGCTGCCGGAATACGGGGTTCCTGAAGAGCTGCAGCTGGAAATATTTCCCTGGAAAGAAAAATTGAGCGCAGGCATTAATGCCGCTATATTTGAGCGCTCCTTTTTGATCCAGCCGGATCTGTTTTTACGTATACGCCCCGGAAATGAAGCACAGGTGCTTAAAAAGTTAAATGATGCGCTGATCCCCTTTGAAAAGGAAGGTAGTGCATTGCGGCTACCCAATGCAGTAAAAGCCGGGAGCGTATTATCCATAAACACAGAAGTGGTTGTGCAGGATCTCAGTTCTCAACAACTGGGACGGATGCTGCAACATTGCCATGCAGCCATTTCATCCAGGTGGTCACCAGGGCAGCAGTCAATACTTTCCGTGTGGGACTGTTGTGCAGCCAGCGGAGGCAAATCCATTTTAGCTGTGGATGCGCTGGGGGCAATTGACCTGACGGTTTCTGATATCCGCCCTTCTATCATTGCCAATTTAAAAGAACGTTTCCAGGAAGCCGGAATCAAAAATTATAAGGCATTTGTTGCCGACGCAACCAAAGGCAGTGAGCAACTGAAAAAGCGGTCGTTCGACCTGGTAATGGCTGATGTGCCCTGTAGCGGAAGCGGTACCTGGAGCCGTACCCCTGAACAACTGTTCTATTTTGACCCGGAACAGATTCATACATATACGGAGCTCCAGAAAAGTATTTTAAGAAATATTGTGCATGCTGTTCAACCCGGTGGTTACCTGCTTTACAGCACCTGCTCTGTTTTTAAAGCAGAAAACGAAGACCAGGTAAGGTTTCTGGAGGCGTCCGGATTTAAACTTATTCAACAGCAGTTAATTACCGGGTACGATAAAAAGGCAGATACCCTGTTTGGGGCGCTGTTGCAGAAGCCGCGGGGCATTAATGTATAGTTCATGGCCCATGGCTGATAGTCCGTAGGCTCACATATCAGGAAGTTAGCAAGCAGGCTGACAGCAAGTGGGATGACACTTAACTCTCAATTCCGGAGACTGACTACTGAAAAACTGATCACTCAATGTCTAATCATGCCTCCATATAAGCTTCCGTTGGCTCGCAGGTGCAAATGAGATTCCGGTCGCCTAATGTATTGTTAACGCGGGCAACAGAAGGCCAGAACTTATTCTGTGCTACATAGGGCAACGGAAAAGCAGCAGTTTCCCTGCTATAGCCGTGCTCCCAGTTGTCTGTAATGACTGCCTGCTGTGTGTGCGGTGCGTTTTTTAGCGGGTTATCCTTTACATCCCATTCAGCAGTTTCCACTTTCCGGATTTCTTTGCGGATGTTTTGCAGGGCATCGCAAAAACGGTCCAGTTCTGCTTTGTCTTCGCTTTCCGTGGGCTCAATCATAATAGTTCCCGGCACAGGAAAGCTCATGGTAGGGGCATGGAAGCCGTAGTCCATCAGCCTTTTGGCAATATCTTCCGCCTCTACCTGTGCTGATTTTTTGAACGGGCGCAGATCAACAATGAATTCATGAGCGCAAAGATGATTGCTATTGGTATAAAGAATGTCAAAATCTTCCGCCAGACGCGCACGCATGTAATTGGCATTTAAGATGGCATATTCCGTTGCCGTCTTTAAACCTGCTGCTCCCAGCATGCGGATGTATGCATAAGAGATCAGGAGGATGGAAGCAGAACCATAAGGGGCTGCAGACACTGCACCTTCATGCTTTTTTGCGTTTGGCTGATCCAGGCCGTTGCCGTTAATAGAAATGGTCTTTGCCCTGTGTAAGGTTACATGTCCGGGCAGATGCACGGCCAGGTGCTCTTTTACACAAATGGGCCCCATGCCGGGTCCGCCACCGCCGTGCGGAATGGCAAATGTTTTATGCAGGTTAAGGTGGCAGACATCTGCACCAATCAGTCCCGGGGCTGTTAAGCCTACCTGCGCATTCATATTGGCACCATCCATATACACCTGTCCGCCGTTATCATGTATGATCTGGTTGATCTCCCTTACCGTTTCTTCATAGATGCCATAAGTGCTGGGATAAGTGATCATGATCCCTGCCAGTGTATCCTTATATTGTGTGGCTTTTGCTTTCAGATCTTCTATATCAATATAACCATTTTCCAGGGCTTTAACCACAACCACCTTCATGCCCGCCATTACTGCAGAAGCAGGATTGGTGCCGTGCGCGGAAATCGGGATCAGCATTATATTACGGTGCGGATTGCCCTGCGCTTCATGATAGGCTTTAATGGTGAGCAGGCCGGCATATTCTCCCTGGGCCCCGCTATTAGGCTGCAGGCTGCAGGCGTCAAAAGCCGTGATCTCGCATAAGTAATGACTTAGCTCTTCTATGATCTGCTTATAGCCGCCTGCCTGGTTTAACGGGGCAAACGGATGAATGTTTGCCCAATGTGACCAGCTCAGCGGGATCATTTCGGTGGCTGCATTCAGCTTCATGGTACAGCTGCCCAAAGAGATCATGGAAGTGTTTAAAGAAAGATCTTTATTTTCCAGGTATTTAATATAACGCATCATTTTGCTTTCACTGTGATAGGTATTAAATACCGGGTGTGTTAAAAAAGCAGATCTTCTTGATAATGCCTCCGGGATATGGCGGAGCTCTTCTTCTGCGCTCAGCTCAAATGAAACAGGGCTGGAATCATTTTCAAAGCAGTTGATCAGATCATACAGGTCTTCAATGATCACCGTTTCATCCAGTGATATGCCAATGTGCTGGTGGTCGATCTGGCGCAGGTTTATTTTTTGCTGTTCTGCCTTTTCAATAATGGAAGAAGTATTATCTGTTTTAACAACAAGGGTGTCAAAATAATGATTGCTGACAAGCCGGAACCCGCGGGCTTCAATGGCTTCTCCGACAATCTGCGTAAAAATGGCTACACGTTCTGCAATCTGTTTCAACCCGCCGGGGCCATGATAAACGGCGTACATAGCCGCCATATTGGCCAGTAATGCCTGGGCCGTGCAAATATTGGAGGTGGCTTTTTCCCGTTTAATGTGCTGCTCTCTTGTTTGCAGGGCCATACGCAATGCCCGGTTGCCACTGGCATCTTCACTGATACCAATGATGCGCCCGGGGATGGTACGTTTAAACTCGTCAGTAGCCGTCATAAAAGCGGCATGCGGACCGCCATACCCCAGAGGCACGCCAAAACGTTGTGCAGATCCTACGGCAACGTCCGCGCCCAGTTCCCCCGGAGGGGTTAAAAGCGTTAATGCCAGCAGATCTGTTGCCATGGCCACATACCCGCCGGTGTTATGAACGGTTTCAATAAAAGAGCGGTAATCTTCAATGCTGCCTTTATTATTAGGATATTGCACCAGCGCACCAAAATAGTCTTCAGTAATAGCGGCATTCTTATAGTTGCCTTCTATGATCTCAATCCCAAAAGGTTGTGCCCGTGTATACAAAACATCCTTTGTTTGCGGGAAGATTTCTGTGTCGATAAAGAACCTGGGCTTTTGAACAGACTCCGACCTGTTCTTTGAATGGAAGAACATGATCATTGCTTCGGCAGCGGCCGTTGCTTCATCCAGTAGGGAAGCATTTGCCAATGGCAACCCTGTAAGATCGCTTACAACGGTCTGAAAATTTAAAAGGCTCTCCAGGCGCCCCTGGGAAATTTCTGCCTGGTAGGGGGTATATTGTGTATACCAACCGGGGTTTTCGAAAATATTGCGCAGGATTACGGAAGGAGTAATAGTGCCGTAATAGCCCTGGCCGATGTAATTGTGAAAGATCTTATTTTTTAGTGATATATTTTTAATATGCCGCAGGTACTCGTTTTCGCTCATCGGGTTAGGGATGCTCAACGGGTCTTTCATACGGATGCCGGAAGGAACAGTTTGTTCCATCAGCGCATCAAGACTGCTAAAGCCGACCTTCTCCAGCATTTTTTCGGTTTCGGCTTCGTCAGGTCCAATATGTCGTTTTAAAAATTCTTCTGATTGGGATTCTAAAATATTCATATTACTATCGGGGTATTAAGTATAAATGAAGTGTGCAAAGTTACGCCCAATTACTGAGAAAAAGTAAGGATCGGCCATATGGGGAAAACCGGTGAATATGAAGAAATTAAGTATTTTTTTTAAAATTTAATAAAGGCGTATTTGTTTATATGATATTTTAAGACAGCGAATAATTACTTTTGATTTCCGGATGTATTAAACGCATCTGTTAGAAAATGTCGAATACAATTTTGAGCAACTGGGAAAAGAAATCCAGGGAACATCGCAAAAACTATCAGCAGTTTTTAAAAAGGGCGGATAAGAATAAGGTATTGAAGCAACTTCCGGCTTTGCATGAAGAGGCTTTTAAAGCTGTGGATTGCCTGAACTGTGCCAACTGCTGCAAAAATTATTCCCCCCGGTTTAAAACACCAGATGTAAAACGGATAGCAAAAGGATTGGGGCTCAAGGAAAGCGTTTTTATTGATACCTATTTAAGAGTGGATGAGGAGGGCGATTTTGTGGTGAAACAGTCGCCCTGCCCCTTTTTAAATACAGACAATACCTGCAGCATTTATGAGATGCGGCCGTCAGACTGTGCCCGCTTTCCTTATACTGATGAGGATGTTTTGATAAAACGCCCGGCCCTTACTTTAAAAAACAGCGAATTTTGCCCGATCACTTATTTTGTTATGGAAAAGCTGATCCGGTCTTCATTGAAATAGGTTTTATTTTAAGCAATTGCAATGAACATAGCCGGCGGTACAAAAAACAATGCAGAAAATGATCAGCTGCTGCTGCGCGTAAGTAATAAAGTAACTATTGCTATGGTGCTGCCAATAATTGCTTTGATCGTCGAAATAGTGAGATGGTGATCGGGTAAACAGTATTGAAACAGATTATCTGCTTTAAAAAAGCTGAAAATATAAAGGTTTTACTGAAGAAAGGAAAGCAAACAGCTGCCTGTGTATTTAGCAATATAGTAAAAATTGCTGACTTCAAAAAGAAAATGCTGATAATATTAATAAGTGAATTATTTATTTTTTAATTCAAAAACTTACAATACTTTTGTTATAGTAAGTCTCTAAATTGAAAAACAATGCAATCATTAAATATACTGCAGCATGTGAATATTTCCTTTATTATAAAAAAATATATGTACTAAGAAAATATTAGCCAGGGTAGAAACCCCGGCTGTTTTTTCTCTAAATTAGCGTAATTAAAACGCTATTGTAAAAATGCGCTTTTATTTTGAAAGCGCATAATTTTTTTTAAACGGAAAGGCAGTCCCGGCCTGATAATAACCGGGTTCAGATGTTTGTTTGTGGGTGAATGTTTTAATAAACTTTTTAGTTTTGCCGCGAACTGCTATGTCTGGTAAATGGATAGTAATACTTGATAAACCTACATACGCCGGCGTTAAACCTTTGAGGTTGTTTCCTGCTGTATCTGATAAATCGCTCCGGCCCAAACAGAACCAGGGCTGCCTGCAAGAGTGCTTTCTCGTTTAGCGTGCAGTTTGTGATCATTCGTTCTGTAACCATACAGAAAGTGTTCTGTTATCGGACGTTTTTATTCCTTCTGACTCATAAAACTATGTTTATAAGCGGCTTACAAGCATGGCATATTGATGGTTCAAAAATGCCTGAAGATCAAATACGGCGTTATAAGGTGATATAGCACTGTGCAACCGGCGGAAGAAGCTGTAGGCGGAATGCAGGTATTGTGCTCCGGGCTAACCAAAACAAAGCATCAGAATATTGCCAAAGACCAGTAATGAACAGAATATGCACCGGCATTGCTGAATGATTTTAAGGAACAGATAGTAAGCGCAGGAAGAGTAAATCCTACGGACAATCTTGTTATCGTCGGTAATCAATCCTTTCATGAAAAAAAAGTGCTGGATGTGGACAGCGATTTTTTCAAGCTGTTTTCTTTTCCATTAATAAAGAGGGATGCTGCAACTGTTTTACAAAACCCGGGCAACATAGTGCTTACAGAAAGCCTGCAGTCCGGTATTGACCTGCTAAAAGCCGAATACAGAAAGGTAGTTCCGGAGTATCCTTTTGAGTACCGCTTTTTGGATGAACAATTTGGCGATTTGTATAAAAGAGACCTGCGCCAGCAAACTGTTCTTACAGTGTTTGCCTGTTTAGCCATATTTGTTGCCTGTTTGGGCTGGTATCGTATACTGCTGCAAAACGGTTTAAAGAAATCGGTGTACGAAAAAGTGCCGGGCTCATCGGTGCAGAATATTGTTATATTACTGTCAAAAGACTTGTTAAAGCCGGTGTTAATTGCCAGTTGTATTGCATTGCCTGCCGGCTATTGGGCGATGAATAAATGGCTGCAAAATTTTGCCTATAAAACAACGTTAAGCTGGTGGATATTTTTACTGGCTATATTAGTCACATTTGGTATTGCATTGTTGACCGTGGGTATAAAGTCAGTGAAAGCGGCAATGGCCAACCCGGTCAGGGCATTACGAACAGAGTGAGCAATGTGAAGGTCCTGTAAGGAGGATGAAGCATTTGAGAACAGCAGGAGATAATTTGCAAAGGAAACCGATAGCGCCATAAAACAATTATAAATACTCAGACAACATAAATATTGTCTGCAAACTTCTGGCTTACAACTGATTTTTTGCCGGTTACTTCAATTTCAATGCTGCCGTCAAAATCCTGGCGGCTGATCACTTTTATTTTACTGCTCAATCCCAGTCCCACCTGTACAACGTATTGAAGAAAAAGAGCGCTGTTGTCTTTTACGGCAACAAGCCTGCATGTTTTTCCAACCGGTATTTCCGATAGGGTTTTACGGGGTGGAGGTTTTAGTTCTCCTTTTGCATTGGGAATGGCATCTCCATGCGGGTCATATTCCGGGTAGTCTAAAAATTTTTCAAGTTGTGCGATCAGTTTCGGCGATTGTATATGCTCCAGCTGTTCCGCCACTTCATGAACCTCGTCCCAGCTGAACCCGAGCTTTTCATATAAAAAGGTTTCCCAAAGGCGGTGCTTGCGGACAATTTCTATAGCCTGCTTATTCCCGGCTGCGGTAAGGGAAATTTTTCCGTATTTTTCATAAAGAATCAGTTTTTTCTGCTTCAGCTTTTTAAGCATGTCGTTAACGGTAGCAGGTTTTACATTCAACGCAGTTGCCAGCTCATTGGTGCCTGCCTTCGATTTTTCCGAATGCTCCGATGTAAGGTGGAACAATGCCTTCAGGTAATTTTCTTCCGTTTGTGATAACATGACGCAAAAATAGGAAATAGCCTATCGAAATGATTTTGTTTAACCTGCCGGATGCTAAAAACTTTTGCCTGACAATTTTTTGACAGGAGAACCATTAACTCCGTTTCAGCAATCTTAGCCCGGTTACTTCCCCCGTCTGTATATTCCAGGTATATTCAAAGGCAACGGAATAGGAACGGGAGCATATTTTCCATAAAGCAGCTCCGTTATTGCTGATGACGCTATTCTGAAACCCGGTCATCGTATTTGCTCCTATTTCCTCTATATTTTTACTAAAGTGAGGTATTGTATGGGTAGCTGAGAACAGATAATCAGCAATTGCTCCCGGCTCAATAAAGTAAGGCACTAACACTTCTTTTAAGCTTTCTGTATCTTCGGGCAGCAGGTTGGTAAATTCTTTCCAGGATGTGTCCGGAAGGCCAGCCTTATCAAGACCGGCAAGTATTTTTTGCCGTACCATATGAAACTGCTCCTGGTTTTGAGCATAGTAGGCCAACAGGCGCCGGTTAACCGTATCCTGCCAGCTATGGGGTGGTACGTTCTTAATAAGATTTGTTGTGTAGGCATCCCAGCGGATCTTACTCATGGAAAGATAGAGCTGGTCGGTTGTAAAACGTGGCTTGTATGCAGAAAACGGCAATTGGATCTTAACGTACTCCGGATCGTTGAAGGCCGTAAATTCTAAATGCTGAATGGTTGAGTTGTTTAAATCAAAAATGAACCGCAGCACGTAGGCCCTGCTGGCAGACCAGATCTGCCATTGATCTCCTTTGAGTTTCTTTGTAAAAACCTGCTGGCCGAATGTATAGCCAATACTGGCCTCAGTGAAACTGATACCGGCTTTCTGGATGAGCAGGGGCTGTATAAAGCCATTAATAACAGCACTTATTTCTGCCGGCTTATAGCAATATAACAGGGTAGCAGCACTATACTTCGGGTCATATAAAATTTTGGCCAGCTGATCGCTATCCTGCAAACTATGGAAATGCAGATTGAAAAGCGTGGAAGGGGGCGCCGGCGATTCTTCTAAATATTTTTGGCGTATTTTCCGGTAGGCAGGCAGGCATTTTTGTATGTAAACCAGCATCGGATCAAATAGCGCAACCTGCTGCTCCGGGGTAAGCGTACTGTCCCATAATCTGTCAGATATCCGGGGCATGAGCTGCAGAAAGGCCGCCCTGGTATGGTTCCGTTCTTTTTCCAGTTCCTGGTCATAAACCTGCGCCCGGCCGGTGCAGGAAATCAATAAGAGGAAAGCGGCAATTGTGTTTTTCATAGTGTGTATAAATTTTTTCATTTTTTCAACTTACCTGTCTTTGCAAAGCTAAAAATAGTTATCGTATAAATTTAAAGCATACGTGCAATTCCCGTCCTGTGCCAATAGGAATCATTTATACAGGCAATAGCTTCATTTTGCTGATCTGCCTTACAAAACCGGAGCGCTTCAAAACAATCATTCGGATTGTGCGATCCAGTCAGCTGCAATATTCGCTGTTTGCCGGAGCAATAAATTTAACTGGCCAACATGATGTTGAATGTGCCTGAGGTTATAAAACAGGATCTCCAGTAAATTATAATCTGTTACAACAGCCGGGCACAAGCCATGCCTGTTTATTTCATTGCTGCGGATCCATCGCTCGCTGAATTTTTCTGCAGGTGTCTGCATGATCAGTTTTTCACACTTTTCCCGGGCAGCAGCAATATAAGTCTGCATTTCATTCCTTGGATAGAATTGGTCAGGAAATACATCATCAATTGCTTCCGGAGGCAGCTGATCCGGCTCAACGATTGTATAAGGAAGGAGGGGATGGAAACTGCTGACCGGAATTGTAAGGTAATAATCAAGGAACAGGAGGGTATGGTACGCCATGTAGAAGATCTTTTTCTCTTTTTGCCAGGTCGCGTCAGGGCAAATGCTGATAATGTTCTTAAACATATCAATGGCAGCTGCAAAGTTTTTCCAAAAGCTTTCCCGGAATAGTTGATCCATAGTAATGTGCTTATTAAAGGTAAGAAGTTCTTTAGCCGAATTTAGTGTAAAGTTTGTTAACAGCGGATATTCTTTCAGGTTCCCGTAGTTCGTTGTTTGCCCGTTTTTGAAACCGGTTTTATAATTGTTGTATGCTGTTATACTAACCAGCAAAATAAAAGCTATCTCAACCAGGGAGAT
This window encodes:
- a CDS encoding response regulator, whose product is MDASTIKVAVFDDNAYRRESLNMLINASPRMICTGTFFDCSNVITDVRKADPDIVLMDIDMPNVNGIEGVKIIKVNFPHVQLLMQTVFEDDDKIFASICAGASGYILKKSPPAQLLQAIEDVYNGDAAMTASIAKKVLNAFQKNIFFESAPETDLTVREKEILNLLVKGYTRKMVASACNLSIHTVNTHIKNVYEKLQVNSVSEAVVKALNQKLL
- a CDS encoding methyltransferase domain-containing protein, giving the protein MSAGTTIPDPQKGLGRFHSYLKSAVKIISRYKGNEPLASFLKSYFSGNKKFGSNDRREITNLCYSYYRLGKAFTELSLEQQVLLGLKISARDPGPQWKALLPEYGVPEELQLEIFPWKEKLSAGINAAIFERSFLIQPDLFLRIRPGNEAQVLKKLNDALIPFEKEGSALRLPNAVKAGSVLSINTEVVVQDLSSQQLGRMLQHCHAAISSRWSPGQQSILSVWDCCAASGGKSILAVDALGAIDLTVSDIRPSIIANLKERFQEAGIKNYKAFVADATKGSEQLKKRSFDLVMADVPCSGSGTWSRTPEQLFYFDPEQIHTYTELQKSILRNIVHAVQPGGYLLYSTCSVFKAENEDQVRFLEASGFKLIQQQLITGYDKKADTLFGALLQKPRGINV
- a CDS encoding 2-oxoglutarate dehydrogenase E1 component, with the translated sequence MKDFSYITSSSPEFIENMYKEFVKNPENVDTELKKFFEGFDFAIGNGLAEKNGTTRAAGSSTLATPGTDWRKEIAVYRLILGYRNKGHLLADTNPIKKRKDRGANLDLPFFGLSEEDLDNEYEAGSLIGLGTTPLRNILSHLKKCYAGHVGIEFKYISDQKKVDWLTNEMEKKFTNPLPLEQKKRILEKLNEGVMFEKFLHTKYVGQKRFSLEGGETTIPALDAIINKGAELEVKEVVIGMAHRGRLNVLANILGKTYEQIFSEFEGTGEINQTMGSGDVKYHLGYGSVIEAANGEKVHLKLMPNPSHLEAVDPVVLGFARSSANILHNERYESVLPILIHGDAALAGQGVVYELLQMSKLNGYYTGGTIHFVINNQIGFTTDFSDARSSDYCTSLAAIVQSPVLHVNGDDPEAVVKCAEIAMRYRNEFHADVFIDMVCYRKHGHNEGDDPKFTQPTMYALIDKHPNPREVYIKYLLDKGEEDTKELAKEMEKKFWDDLQDRLDEVKQHPLPYTYQDPELQWKSLRKATALDFEKSPDTAISGEHFKTIFDALMKIPDGFTPLRKVAKLLQDKVKLLETEQKVDWATGELMAFGSLLLDGSDVRMSGQDVGRGTFSSRHAVLRDEVTDAAYNRLSGLPGSTAKFRIYNSLLSEYAVLGFEYGFALATPNVLVVWEAQFGDFANGAQTLIDQFITSAEQKWNRMDGLVMLLPHGFEGQGPEHSSARIERFLQSCAELNIVVTNITTAANYFHALRRQLKWPFRKPLINFAPKANLRHPGSYSLKEEFTNGRFREVIDDAFADDPVTVKTVLFCSGKIYFDLAEKQVKDNRKDVAVIRMEQLYPLPKKQLDDLYAKYKNAVWYWVQEEPLNMGAASFLQMNLKDINYGIIGRKPSAAPASGFMKVHKAEQEEIINTAFSM
- the odhB gene encoding 2-oxoglutarate dehydrogenase complex dihydrolipoyllysine-residue succinyltransferase, translated to MAIDIKVPTVGESISEVTLLKWIKNTGEYVERDEVIAELESEKATFEVNAEKAGVLTTNATEGDTLNIGDVIATIDDTAAKPVEIPRAEQAPADKVPDEAKKPAPDPDKAQPAAPPPAKETAPTNVKATPVASAIIADKGVNPKDVTPSGFSGKILKEDVLSALANPGRRSFNGSELFSRSERAQKMTNLRKTISRRLVESKNTTAMLTTFNEVNMKPIMDIRAKYKDKFKEAHGVGLGFMSFFAKACAIALAEWPSVNAYIDGDQIIFHDYADISIAVSTPRGLTVPVIRNVESLSMAGVEKAVLDLAKKARDSKLTAEDLTGGTFTITNGGVFGSLISTPIINLPQSAILGMHNIVERPIAENGQVVIRPMMYIALSYDHRIVDGRESVSFLVRVKELLENPALLLIQQDPIKALLELS